Below is a genomic region from Granulicella sibirica.
ACGGTCGTCTTGGACGTGGTACGCCACTCCCACACGTTCGATCAGGACCGGCGCGGCCCCAGTGAGGCTGTACCGCGCCTTGCGCGCTGGACGATTGATCTCGCCACCGGTTCTCTTCAGGAGTCAATACTTGAAGAGCGTGGTTGTGAGTTCCCTCGCTTTAACGACGCATACGCTGGCCAGGCTTACAAGTACGGTTACACCGCTTCGATGGAGGGATTACGCTTCGGTCCGGCCTACAAACATGATGTGAGCACCGGTCGCACGGAAGTGCATGACTATGGCCCAAGTTGTGTAACGCTTGAGCCGGTTTTTGTTCCAAAGCAAGCAGCATCCGCGGAGGACGACGGCTGGATCATATCCTTCGTGTACGATGCTGCGCGCGACGCATCCGATGTCGTCATCGTGGATGCGCAAGCATTCTCCGAGGCACCAGTCGCTAGGATCCGCTTGCCGGTGCGTGTCCCGTTTGGGTTTCATGGGAATTGGGTCCCTGATCCCGTCTAGCTATCGCCGGTAGCTATCTGCGGCTCGGTGTGGAGAACGTCGAATCGTATCGGCTGAGTTTGCGTCGCGCCTCATGCCGGAAGCGGCCAGCGACAGTGATCTGCGAAAGGCGGCCCGAGGAGTTCCAACCATTGCCTTCGCGAAGCCACCATCTAGTTTAAGGCATCACATTTCTTGATTGACATAGTGTCTTCAGAATCCCCAATGCGAACGGTATCCGAGATTCAAGGGACAAATAATGAAAAAGACGATCGAATTTCCGACTTTTGACGGTCTGTACATCCTTCGCGGAACGGCTTATCTCCCAGACGGCGCGACAGGACCTGTTCCAGCAATCATCGCTTCAAGCGGGTTGGGCGACAGTGCAGAACGCCTTGAACCGGTCGCCGAGGCCTTCGCTCAACAAGGATTTGGTGTTCTGACATATGACCACCGCAATTGCGGAATCAGTGACGGAATGCCCCGGCTGGAGATCGATCCGATAGCCCAGGCCCGTGACATGAAGATGGCCATCACTTTCGCCCAATCATTCGAGCATTTTGAATCGAAGCGTCTGGGACTTTGGGGAACCAGCTTTAGCGGTAGTCATGTATTGGCCGTCGCGGCCTATGACAAACGAATCAAGGCAGTCGTCTCCCAAGTCCCATGGATCTCGGGCGTCGAGGTGGTGCTTCGCACTGGCGGGCTTCCGCTCATGGAAGCCTTTCAACAGGTCATTGATAGCGAATGGAGCAAGGTCTTGGCTGGGGAACCGTCGCCAACAGTAGTCCTCGGCCGCACTAAGGACGACCCTTCGACCGAATTTTCGCTCTTCCGAGATGATGATGCAATGAACTACTTCGCCAACGGGCCAATGGGCACGCCTGCCAGTTGGGTTAACGGACTCACGCTTCGTTCGCTCGCTTATTTTCTCGATCACGACATCCTTGCTCATGCTAAGCGAATTAGCCCGACGCCACTGATGATGATCCTGGCTTCGGAGGACAAAACAATGCCCGTTGAGCCGGCCTACGACTTTTTTCAAGCGGCGCTTGAGCCCAAGGAAGTCGTAGCCATACCCGGTGGGCATTACGACATTTACATGCCAGACCGTACCTTCACCCAGGCTACGGAAGCCGCTGTTAGGTGGTTCAAGAGCCATCTCTAGTACAGGCTAGTATGTCGGACTGATCGGAAGAAATCCTAGCTCGGTGTCCGGACAGACTCGTGCTTCTTTCATCAGTTGTCTGAACTCGACGTAGCAGTCCAGTATTGTTAGGCGACCCGGCGATACTCGCCCACGAGATAAGCACCTTCTTGCTCGTTCGCAGCCTGTTATTGGCATATCACTGACCACTATGCAATTTGCTTCTGATCTCATAACATGCCGCAGGCGCTTTGGGGCACGCGGGTGTCGGCCTCGACGGTGACCGATCTGAACCAGAAGATCTACAAGCAGATCGAGCAGTGGTGCCAGCAACCGCTGGTGGGCGATTTCCCCTATGTTTTTCCTGGATGGTCTGTGGCTGAAGCGCAG
It encodes:
- a CDS encoding alpha/beta hydrolase; protein product: MKKTIEFPTFDGLYILRGTAYLPDGATGPVPAIIASSGLGDSAERLEPVAEAFAQQGFGVLTYDHRNCGISDGMPRLEIDPIAQARDMKMAITFAQSFEHFESKRLGLWGTSFSGSHVLAVAAYDKRIKAVVSQVPWISGVEVVLRTGGLPLMEAFQQVIDSEWSKVLAGEPSPTVVLGRTKDDPSTEFSLFRDDDAMNYFANGPMGTPASWVNGLTLRSLAYFLDHDILAHAKRISPTPLMMILASEDKTMPVEPAYDFFQAALEPKEVVAIPGGHYDIYMPDRTFTQATEAAVRWFKSHL